The following coding sequences are from one Salvia hispanica cultivar TCC Black 2014 chromosome 3, UniMelb_Shisp_WGS_1.0, whole genome shotgun sequence window:
- the LOC125211987 gene encoding RNA-binding protein 25 isoform X2: MADSSSTPSAGHNPEPESRPAQPDPSSISLPNPTPAPTGPLMQPSFRPAGPGTLFSLPTGAPAPQFSHVPYQAPAVPPPGVVPPPYVIAGQPMRYGPPMSNGYSAMPPGVPHYPSPYAQMLRPAFPPRPLVGVMPSLARPPVIGIRGPIVPPVVRPITPNATSSEDPQTTVYVGKISSTVENDFMLSLLQLCGPVKNWKRPQDPTGTLKGFGFCEFESAEGVLRALRLLNKLRVDGQELLLNVNQTTRKYLERYVDKKIEGSKAKETATDGSDKEEERESSIDTEKVVKSTEESLKPSSDEPKKDNSEINKDNLDAGSFGLVTDADRDADRDASEKLTGMIEERLKNKPLPPPPPPPQTLIDGPGKSNSEQPSGSKDRESEDGVKNDTEDKNEDDKTAESKPSSEPDRAGTGSPDKSRRHDRYRDRDRDPRRERERELERYEREREHDRAKREKDRENRNREDERRYKAREKEWESREKEKEHWRKREREREKDRAYERKWEVVDQERDGDDGYGKKRKCKVSDEERKRRQREKEEDLADRVREEEEIAEAKIRAEEEQKKQLEAEKAGSVPPANGFEKATLPNEINAENQPTDQTFELKPSPETYEAEGILQNGTSDSSNSASDVRQNNNVPTKKLGFGLSGLGKRATVPSFFNEDEDEDAHKEKKMRPLVPIDYSTEEQEAIQSSMSEAPSSNMAAAAEFVKRISTVNPRELDGEKEKSRHSHERSGQRNRDRHEEENNSIREESRRDHFERERSNKTKTPENQKLLDAKQLIDTIPKTKDELFSYEINWAIYDQNVLHERMRPWVSKKITDFLGEEEVTLVDYIVSSTQDHVEAGEMLERLQTILDDEAEMFVLKMWRMLIFEIKKVETGLTPKPRG; encoded by the exons ATGGCGGATTCAAGTTCAACGCCATCCGCCGGCCACAATCCTGAACCCGAATCTCGACCTGCCCAACCCGATCCATCTTCCATATCGCTTCCAAACCCTACCCCTGCCCCTACCGGCCCTCTTATGCAGCCCTCCTTCCGCCCTGCTGGGCCTGGGACTCTATTTTCATTGCCTACCGGCGCCCCTGCCCCGCAATTCTCACATGTTCCGTATCAAGCTCCTGCCGTTCCACCACCGGGAGTGGTACCGCCTCCTTACGTCATCGCCGGGCAGCCTATGAGATACGGGCCACCTATGTCGAATGGCTACTCTGCCATGCCTCCGG GTGTACCTCATTATCCTTCTCCTTATGCACAAATGCTTCGGCCAGCATTTCCTCCACGTCCATTGGTTGGTGTTATGCCATCATTGGCACGCCCTCCAGTTATTGGAATTCGTGGTCCAATTGTTCCTCCCGTTGTTAGACCCATTACACCAAATGCCACATCTTCAGAGGATCCACAGACAACTGTTTATGTTGGGAAGATATCATCAACCgtggaaaatgatttcatGTTGTCTCTCCTGCAG CTCTGTGGGCCTGTAAAGAATTGGAAACGTCCACAAGACCCCACCGGTACTTTAAAaggttttggattttgtgaATTTGAGTCTGCAGAAGGAGTTCTTCGGGCATTGCGACTACTCAATAAGCTAAGAGTTGATGGACAGGAGTTGTTG ttaaatgttaatcaaacAACTCGGAAATATCTTGAGCGTTATGTTGACAAAAAGATCGAAGGTTCTAAGGCCAAGGAAACTGCAACTGATGGTTCTGACAAAGAGGAAGAAAGAGAGTCAAGCATTGATACTGAAAAAGTTGTTAAGTCGACTGAAGAGTCTCTAAAGCCTTCATCAGATGAACCAAAAAAGGATAACAGTGAGATAAATAAGGACAATTTGGATGCTGGAAGTTTTGGCCTTGTAACTGATGCAGATCGTGATGCAGATCGTGATGCTTCTGAGAAGCTCACAGGTATGATAGAGGAACGACTTAAGAACAAACCACTTCCTCCTCCACCCCCACCCCCACAAACACTTATTGATGGACCTGGAAAGTCAAACTCAGAGCAACCTTCTGGGTCAAAGGACAGGGAATCAGAAGATGGGGTGAAGAATG ACACAGAAGACAAAAATGAGGATGATAAGACTGCTGAGAGCAAACCTTCTAGTGAACCGGATAGAGCTGGAACAGGTTCTCCCGATAAGAGTAGAAGACATGATAGGTACAGGGATCGAGACCGTGACCCAAGacgagaaagagaaagagaactTGAAAGATACGAGAGAGAGCGGGAGCATGATCGGGCAAAGAGGGAGAAGGATAGAGAAAATAGGAATCGCGAAGATGAACGGAGGTATAAAGCACGTGAAAAAGAGTGGGAAtcaagagaaaaagagaaggagCATTGGCGGAAGAGAGAgcgagaaagagagaaagatagGGCGTATGAAAGGAAATGGGAAGTTGTGGACCAAGAACGTGATGGTGATGATGGATatggaaagaagaggaaatgCAAGGTAAgcgatgaagagagaaaaagaagacaGAGGGAGAAGGAAGAGGACCTGGCTGACAGAGtgagagaggaggaagaaattGCAGAAGCTAAAATAAGAGCTGAAGAAGAACAGAAGAAACAGCTGGAGGCTGAGAAAGCAGGAAGTGTTCCACCAGCTAATGGATTTGAGAAAGCTACCTTgccaaatgaaattaatgctGAAAACCAGCCTACTGATCAGACCTTTGAGCTCAAACCAAGTCCCGAGACTTATGAAG CTGAAGGGATTCTGCAGAATGGCACCAGTGATTCATCTAATTCTGCCTCAGATGTTCGGCAAAATAACAATGTGCCAACTAAAAAGTTGGGTTTCGGGCTTTCAGGGTTGGGAAAGCGAGCTACTGTGCCTTCATTTTTTAACGAGGACGAGGATGAGGATGCACACAAGGAAAAGAAGATGAGACCTCTAGTTCCAATTGATTACTCAACTGAGGAACAGGAAGCTATTCAATCTTCCATGTCTGAAGCCCCATCATCCAATATGGCTGCCGCAGCAGAATTCGTGAAGCGTATTTCAACTGTTAATCCAAGAGAACTTGacggagaaaaagaaaaaagtaggcaTTCTCATGAGAGATCTGGACAGCGAAACCGTGATAGACATGAGGAAGAGAACAATAGCATCCGTGAGGAGAGCAGAAGAGATCATTTTGAAAGAGAAagatcaaataaaacaaagacCCCAGAAAACCAGAAGCTTCTGGATGCTAAGCAATTGATTGACACTATCCCAAAGACCAAAGATGAGCTGTTCTCCTATGAGATCAACTGGGCGATCTATGATCAG AATGTGCTGCACGAAAGAATGAGACCATGGGTATCAAAGAAGATAACAGACTTTTTGGGTGAGGAAGAGGTCACACTTGTGGACTATATTGTTTCTAGCACTCAGGATCATGTAGAGGCAGGTGAGATGCTTGAGAGGCTCCAAACTATCTTGGATGATGAAGCTGAAATGTTTGTACTCAAGATGTGGAGAATGCTTATCTTTGAGATCAAGAAGGTAGAGACTGGCCTGACTCCGAAGCCCAGGGGCTGA
- the LOC125211987 gene encoding RNA-binding protein 25 isoform X3 has translation MADSSSTPSAGHNPEPESRPAQPDPSSISLPNPTPAPTGPLMQPSFRPAGPGTLFSLPTGAPAPQFSHVPYQAPAVPPPGVVPPPYVIAGQPMRYGPPMSNGYSAMPPGVPHYPSPYAQMLRPAFPPRPLVGVMPSLARPPVIGIRGPIVPPVVRPITPNATSSEDPQTTVYVGKISSTVENDFMLSLLQLCGPVKNWKRPQDPTGTLKGFGFCEFESAEGVLRALRLLNKLRVDGQELLLNVNQTTRKYLERYVDKKIEGSKAKETATDGSDKEEERESSIDTEKVVKSTEESLKPSSDEPKKDNSEINKDNLDAGSFGLVTDADRDADRDASEKLTGMIEERLKNKPLPPPPPPPQTLIDGPGKSNSEQPSGSKDRESEDGVKNDTEDKNEDDKTAESKPSSEPDRAGTGSPDKSRRHDRYRDRDRDPRRERERELERYEREREHDRAKREKDRENRNREDERRYKAREKEWESREKEKEHWRKREREREKDRAYERKWEVVDQERDGDDGYGKKRKCKVSDEERKRRQREKEEDLADRVREEEEIAEAKIRAEEEQKKQLEAEKAGSVPPANGFEKATLPNEINAENQPTDQTFELKPSPETYEGLGKRATVPSFFNEDEDEDAHKEKKMRPLVPIDYSTEEQEAIQSSMSEAPSSNMAAAAEFVKRISTVNPRELDGEKEKSRHSHERSGQRNRDRHEEENNSIREESRRDHFERERSNKTKTPENQKLLDAKQLIDTIPKTKDELFSYEINWAIYDQNVLHERMRPWVSKKITDFLGEEEVTLVDYIVSSTQDHVEAGEMLERLQTILDDEAEMFVLKMWRMLIFEIKKVETGLTPKPRG, from the exons ATGGCGGATTCAAGTTCAACGCCATCCGCCGGCCACAATCCTGAACCCGAATCTCGACCTGCCCAACCCGATCCATCTTCCATATCGCTTCCAAACCCTACCCCTGCCCCTACCGGCCCTCTTATGCAGCCCTCCTTCCGCCCTGCTGGGCCTGGGACTCTATTTTCATTGCCTACCGGCGCCCCTGCCCCGCAATTCTCACATGTTCCGTATCAAGCTCCTGCCGTTCCACCACCGGGAGTGGTACCGCCTCCTTACGTCATCGCCGGGCAGCCTATGAGATACGGGCCACCTATGTCGAATGGCTACTCTGCCATGCCTCCGG GTGTACCTCATTATCCTTCTCCTTATGCACAAATGCTTCGGCCAGCATTTCCTCCACGTCCATTGGTTGGTGTTATGCCATCATTGGCACGCCCTCCAGTTATTGGAATTCGTGGTCCAATTGTTCCTCCCGTTGTTAGACCCATTACACCAAATGCCACATCTTCAGAGGATCCACAGACAACTGTTTATGTTGGGAAGATATCATCAACCgtggaaaatgatttcatGTTGTCTCTCCTGCAG CTCTGTGGGCCTGTAAAGAATTGGAAACGTCCACAAGACCCCACCGGTACTTTAAAaggttttggattttgtgaATTTGAGTCTGCAGAAGGAGTTCTTCGGGCATTGCGACTACTCAATAAGCTAAGAGTTGATGGACAGGAGTTGTTG ttaaatgttaatcaaacAACTCGGAAATATCTTGAGCGTTATGTTGACAAAAAGATCGAAGGTTCTAAGGCCAAGGAAACTGCAACTGATGGTTCTGACAAAGAGGAAGAAAGAGAGTCAAGCATTGATACTGAAAAAGTTGTTAAGTCGACTGAAGAGTCTCTAAAGCCTTCATCAGATGAACCAAAAAAGGATAACAGTGAGATAAATAAGGACAATTTGGATGCTGGAAGTTTTGGCCTTGTAACTGATGCAGATCGTGATGCAGATCGTGATGCTTCTGAGAAGCTCACAGGTATGATAGAGGAACGACTTAAGAACAAACCACTTCCTCCTCCACCCCCACCCCCACAAACACTTATTGATGGACCTGGAAAGTCAAACTCAGAGCAACCTTCTGGGTCAAAGGACAGGGAATCAGAAGATGGGGTGAAGAATG ACACAGAAGACAAAAATGAGGATGATAAGACTGCTGAGAGCAAACCTTCTAGTGAACCGGATAGAGCTGGAACAGGTTCTCCCGATAAGAGTAGAAGACATGATAGGTACAGGGATCGAGACCGTGACCCAAGacgagaaagagaaagagaactTGAAAGATACGAGAGAGAGCGGGAGCATGATCGGGCAAAGAGGGAGAAGGATAGAGAAAATAGGAATCGCGAAGATGAACGGAGGTATAAAGCACGTGAAAAAGAGTGGGAAtcaagagaaaaagagaaggagCATTGGCGGAAGAGAGAgcgagaaagagagaaagatagGGCGTATGAAAGGAAATGGGAAGTTGTGGACCAAGAACGTGATGGTGATGATGGATatggaaagaagaggaaatgCAAGGTAAgcgatgaagagagaaaaagaagacaGAGGGAGAAGGAAGAGGACCTGGCTGACAGAGtgagagaggaggaagaaattGCAGAAGCTAAAATAAGAGCTGAAGAAGAACAGAAGAAACAGCTGGAGGCTGAGAAAGCAGGAAGTGTTCCACCAGCTAATGGATTTGAGAAAGCTACCTTgccaaatgaaattaatgctGAAAACCAGCCTACTGATCAGACCTTTGAGCTCAAACCAAGTCCCGAGACTTATGAAG GGTTGGGAAAGCGAGCTACTGTGCCTTCATTTTTTAACGAGGACGAGGATGAGGATGCACACAAGGAAAAGAAGATGAGACCTCTAGTTCCAATTGATTACTCAACTGAGGAACAGGAAGCTATTCAATCTTCCATGTCTGAAGCCCCATCATCCAATATGGCTGCCGCAGCAGAATTCGTGAAGCGTATTTCAACTGTTAATCCAAGAGAACTTGacggagaaaaagaaaaaagtaggcaTTCTCATGAGAGATCTGGACAGCGAAACCGTGATAGACATGAGGAAGAGAACAATAGCATCCGTGAGGAGAGCAGAAGAGATCATTTTGAAAGAGAAagatcaaataaaacaaagacCCCAGAAAACCAGAAGCTTCTGGATGCTAAGCAATTGATTGACACTATCCCAAAGACCAAAGATGAGCTGTTCTCCTATGAGATCAACTGGGCGATCTATGATCAG AATGTGCTGCACGAAAGAATGAGACCATGGGTATCAAAGAAGATAACAGACTTTTTGGGTGAGGAAGAGGTCACACTTGTGGACTATATTGTTTCTAGCACTCAGGATCATGTAGAGGCAGGTGAGATGCTTGAGAGGCTCCAAACTATCTTGGATGATGAAGCTGAAATGTTTGTACTCAAGATGTGGAGAATGCTTATCTTTGAGATCAAGAAGGTAGAGACTGGCCTGACTCCGAAGCCCAGGGGCTGA
- the LOC125211987 gene encoding RNA-binding protein 25 isoform X1, whose translation MADSSSTPSAGHNPEPESRPAQPDPSSISLPNPTPAPTGPLMQPSFRPAGPGTLFSLPTGAPAPQFSHVPYQAPAVPPPGVVPPPYVIAGQPMRYGPPMSNGYSAMPPGVPHYPSPYAQMLRPAFPPRPLVGVMPSLARPPVIGIRGPIVPPVVRPITPNATSSEDPQTTVYVGKISSTVENDFMLSLLQLCGPVKNWKRPQDPTGTLKGFGFCEFESAEGVLRALRLLNKLRVDGQELLLNVNQTTRKYLERYVDKKIEGSKAKETATDGSDKEEERESSIDTEKVVKSTEESLKPSSDEPKKDNSEINKDNLDAGSFGLVTDADRDADRDASEKLTGMIEERLKNKPLPPPPPPPQTLIDGPGKSNSEQPSGSKDRESEDGVKNDTEDKNEDDKTAESKPSSEPDRAGTGSPDKSRRHDRYRDRDRDPRRERERELERYEREREHDRAKREKDRENRNREDERRYKAREKEWESREKEKEHWRKREREREKDRAYERKWEVVDQERDGDDGYGKKRKCKVSDEERKRRQREKEEDLADRVREEEEIAEAKIRAEEEQKKQLEAEKAGSVPPANGFEKATLPNEINAENQPTDQTFELKPSPETYEVTAEGILQNGTSDSSNSASDVRQNNNVPTKKLGFGLSGLGKRATVPSFFNEDEDEDAHKEKKMRPLVPIDYSTEEQEAIQSSMSEAPSSNMAAAAEFVKRISTVNPRELDGEKEKSRHSHERSGQRNRDRHEEENNSIREESRRDHFERERSNKTKTPENQKLLDAKQLIDTIPKTKDELFSYEINWAIYDQNVLHERMRPWVSKKITDFLGEEEVTLVDYIVSSTQDHVEAGEMLERLQTILDDEAEMFVLKMWRMLIFEIKKVETGLTPKPRG comes from the exons ATGGCGGATTCAAGTTCAACGCCATCCGCCGGCCACAATCCTGAACCCGAATCTCGACCTGCCCAACCCGATCCATCTTCCATATCGCTTCCAAACCCTACCCCTGCCCCTACCGGCCCTCTTATGCAGCCCTCCTTCCGCCCTGCTGGGCCTGGGACTCTATTTTCATTGCCTACCGGCGCCCCTGCCCCGCAATTCTCACATGTTCCGTATCAAGCTCCTGCCGTTCCACCACCGGGAGTGGTACCGCCTCCTTACGTCATCGCCGGGCAGCCTATGAGATACGGGCCACCTATGTCGAATGGCTACTCTGCCATGCCTCCGG GTGTACCTCATTATCCTTCTCCTTATGCACAAATGCTTCGGCCAGCATTTCCTCCACGTCCATTGGTTGGTGTTATGCCATCATTGGCACGCCCTCCAGTTATTGGAATTCGTGGTCCAATTGTTCCTCCCGTTGTTAGACCCATTACACCAAATGCCACATCTTCAGAGGATCCACAGACAACTGTTTATGTTGGGAAGATATCATCAACCgtggaaaatgatttcatGTTGTCTCTCCTGCAG CTCTGTGGGCCTGTAAAGAATTGGAAACGTCCACAAGACCCCACCGGTACTTTAAAaggttttggattttgtgaATTTGAGTCTGCAGAAGGAGTTCTTCGGGCATTGCGACTACTCAATAAGCTAAGAGTTGATGGACAGGAGTTGTTG ttaaatgttaatcaaacAACTCGGAAATATCTTGAGCGTTATGTTGACAAAAAGATCGAAGGTTCTAAGGCCAAGGAAACTGCAACTGATGGTTCTGACAAAGAGGAAGAAAGAGAGTCAAGCATTGATACTGAAAAAGTTGTTAAGTCGACTGAAGAGTCTCTAAAGCCTTCATCAGATGAACCAAAAAAGGATAACAGTGAGATAAATAAGGACAATTTGGATGCTGGAAGTTTTGGCCTTGTAACTGATGCAGATCGTGATGCAGATCGTGATGCTTCTGAGAAGCTCACAGGTATGATAGAGGAACGACTTAAGAACAAACCACTTCCTCCTCCACCCCCACCCCCACAAACACTTATTGATGGACCTGGAAAGTCAAACTCAGAGCAACCTTCTGGGTCAAAGGACAGGGAATCAGAAGATGGGGTGAAGAATG ACACAGAAGACAAAAATGAGGATGATAAGACTGCTGAGAGCAAACCTTCTAGTGAACCGGATAGAGCTGGAACAGGTTCTCCCGATAAGAGTAGAAGACATGATAGGTACAGGGATCGAGACCGTGACCCAAGacgagaaagagaaagagaactTGAAAGATACGAGAGAGAGCGGGAGCATGATCGGGCAAAGAGGGAGAAGGATAGAGAAAATAGGAATCGCGAAGATGAACGGAGGTATAAAGCACGTGAAAAAGAGTGGGAAtcaagagaaaaagagaaggagCATTGGCGGAAGAGAGAgcgagaaagagagaaagatagGGCGTATGAAAGGAAATGGGAAGTTGTGGACCAAGAACGTGATGGTGATGATGGATatggaaagaagaggaaatgCAAGGTAAgcgatgaagagagaaaaagaagacaGAGGGAGAAGGAAGAGGACCTGGCTGACAGAGtgagagaggaggaagaaattGCAGAAGCTAAAATAAGAGCTGAAGAAGAACAGAAGAAACAGCTGGAGGCTGAGAAAGCAGGAAGTGTTCCACCAGCTAATGGATTTGAGAAAGCTACCTTgccaaatgaaattaatgctGAAAACCAGCCTACTGATCAGACCTTTGAGCTCAAACCAAGTCCCGAGACTTATGAAG TTACAGCTGAAGGGATTCTGCAGAATGGCACCAGTGATTCATCTAATTCTGCCTCAGATGTTCGGCAAAATAACAATGTGCCAACTAAAAAGTTGGGTTTCGGGCTTTCAGGGTTGGGAAAGCGAGCTACTGTGCCTTCATTTTTTAACGAGGACGAGGATGAGGATGCACACAAGGAAAAGAAGATGAGACCTCTAGTTCCAATTGATTACTCAACTGAGGAACAGGAAGCTATTCAATCTTCCATGTCTGAAGCCCCATCATCCAATATGGCTGCCGCAGCAGAATTCGTGAAGCGTATTTCAACTGTTAATCCAAGAGAACTTGacggagaaaaagaaaaaagtaggcaTTCTCATGAGAGATCTGGACAGCGAAACCGTGATAGACATGAGGAAGAGAACAATAGCATCCGTGAGGAGAGCAGAAGAGATCATTTTGAAAGAGAAagatcaaataaaacaaagacCCCAGAAAACCAGAAGCTTCTGGATGCTAAGCAATTGATTGACACTATCCCAAAGACCAAAGATGAGCTGTTCTCCTATGAGATCAACTGGGCGATCTATGATCAG AATGTGCTGCACGAAAGAATGAGACCATGGGTATCAAAGAAGATAACAGACTTTTTGGGTGAGGAAGAGGTCACACTTGTGGACTATATTGTTTCTAGCACTCAGGATCATGTAGAGGCAGGTGAGATGCTTGAGAGGCTCCAAACTATCTTGGATGATGAAGCTGAAATGTTTGTACTCAAGATGTGGAGAATGCTTATCTTTGAGATCAAGAAGGTAGAGACTGGCCTGACTCCGAAGCCCAGGGGCTGA
- the LOC125211987 gene encoding RNA-binding protein 25 isoform X8, whose translation MSLTLQLLFVGVPHYPSPYAQMLRPAFPPRPLVGVMPSLARPPVIGIRGPIVPPVVRPITPNATSSEDPQTTVYVGKISSTVENDFMLSLLQLCGPVKNWKRPQDPTGTLKGFGFCEFESAEGVLRALRLLNKLRVDGQELLLNVNQTTRKYLERYVDKKIEGSKAKETATDGSDKEEERESSIDTEKVVKSTEESLKPSSDEPKKDNSEINKDNLDAGSFGLVTDADRDADRDASEKLTGMIEERLKNKPLPPPPPPPQTLIDGPGKSNSEQPSGSKDRESEDGVKNDTEDKNEDDKTAESKPSSEPDRAGTGSPDKSRRHDRYRDRDRDPRRERERELERYEREREHDRAKREKDRENRNREDERRYKAREKEWESREKEKEHWRKREREREKDRAYERKWEVVDQERDGDDGYGKKRKCKVSDEERKRRQREKEEDLADRVREEEEIAEAKIRAEEEQKKQLEAEKAGSVPPANGFEKATLPNEINAENQPTDQTFELKPSPETYEVTAEGILQNGTSDSSNSASDVRQNNNVPTKKLGFGLSGLGKRATVPSFFNEDEDEDAHKEKKMRPLVPIDYSTEEQEAIQSSMSEAPSSNMAAAAEFVKRISTVNPRELDGEKEKSRHSHERSGQRNRDRHEEENNSIREESRRDHFERERSNKTKTPENQKLLDAKQLIDTIPKTKDELFSYEINWAIYDQNVLHERMRPWVSKKITDFLGEEEVTLVDYIVSSTQDHVEAGEMLERLQTILDDEAEMFVLKMWRMLIFEIKKVETGLTPKPRG comes from the exons ATGTCCCTCACACTTCAACTCCTTTTTGTTG GTGTACCTCATTATCCTTCTCCTTATGCACAAATGCTTCGGCCAGCATTTCCTCCACGTCCATTGGTTGGTGTTATGCCATCATTGGCACGCCCTCCAGTTATTGGAATTCGTGGTCCAATTGTTCCTCCCGTTGTTAGACCCATTACACCAAATGCCACATCTTCAGAGGATCCACAGACAACTGTTTATGTTGGGAAGATATCATCAACCgtggaaaatgatttcatGTTGTCTCTCCTGCAG CTCTGTGGGCCTGTAAAGAATTGGAAACGTCCACAAGACCCCACCGGTACTTTAAAaggttttggattttgtgaATTTGAGTCTGCAGAAGGAGTTCTTCGGGCATTGCGACTACTCAATAAGCTAAGAGTTGATGGACAGGAGTTGTTG ttaaatgttaatcaaacAACTCGGAAATATCTTGAGCGTTATGTTGACAAAAAGATCGAAGGTTCTAAGGCCAAGGAAACTGCAACTGATGGTTCTGACAAAGAGGAAGAAAGAGAGTCAAGCATTGATACTGAAAAAGTTGTTAAGTCGACTGAAGAGTCTCTAAAGCCTTCATCAGATGAACCAAAAAAGGATAACAGTGAGATAAATAAGGACAATTTGGATGCTGGAAGTTTTGGCCTTGTAACTGATGCAGATCGTGATGCAGATCGTGATGCTTCTGAGAAGCTCACAGGTATGATAGAGGAACGACTTAAGAACAAACCACTTCCTCCTCCACCCCCACCCCCACAAACACTTATTGATGGACCTGGAAAGTCAAACTCAGAGCAACCTTCTGGGTCAAAGGACAGGGAATCAGAAGATGGGGTGAAGAATG ACACAGAAGACAAAAATGAGGATGATAAGACTGCTGAGAGCAAACCTTCTAGTGAACCGGATAGAGCTGGAACAGGTTCTCCCGATAAGAGTAGAAGACATGATAGGTACAGGGATCGAGACCGTGACCCAAGacgagaaagagaaagagaactTGAAAGATACGAGAGAGAGCGGGAGCATGATCGGGCAAAGAGGGAGAAGGATAGAGAAAATAGGAATCGCGAAGATGAACGGAGGTATAAAGCACGTGAAAAAGAGTGGGAAtcaagagaaaaagagaaggagCATTGGCGGAAGAGAGAgcgagaaagagagaaagatagGGCGTATGAAAGGAAATGGGAAGTTGTGGACCAAGAACGTGATGGTGATGATGGATatggaaagaagaggaaatgCAAGGTAAgcgatgaagagagaaaaagaagacaGAGGGAGAAGGAAGAGGACCTGGCTGACAGAGtgagagaggaggaagaaattGCAGAAGCTAAAATAAGAGCTGAAGAAGAACAGAAGAAACAGCTGGAGGCTGAGAAAGCAGGAAGTGTTCCACCAGCTAATGGATTTGAGAAAGCTACCTTgccaaatgaaattaatgctGAAAACCAGCCTACTGATCAGACCTTTGAGCTCAAACCAAGTCCCGAGACTTATGAAG TTACAGCTGAAGGGATTCTGCAGAATGGCACCAGTGATTCATCTAATTCTGCCTCAGATGTTCGGCAAAATAACAATGTGCCAACTAAAAAGTTGGGTTTCGGGCTTTCAGGGTTGGGAAAGCGAGCTACTGTGCCTTCATTTTTTAACGAGGACGAGGATGAGGATGCACACAAGGAAAAGAAGATGAGACCTCTAGTTCCAATTGATTACTCAACTGAGGAACAGGAAGCTATTCAATCTTCCATGTCTGAAGCCCCATCATCCAATATGGCTGCCGCAGCAGAATTCGTGAAGCGTATTTCAACTGTTAATCCAAGAGAACTTGacggagaaaaagaaaaaagtaggcaTTCTCATGAGAGATCTGGACAGCGAAACCGTGATAGACATGAGGAAGAGAACAATAGCATCCGTGAGGAGAGCAGAAGAGATCATTTTGAAAGAGAAagatcaaataaaacaaagacCCCAGAAAACCAGAAGCTTCTGGATGCTAAGCAATTGATTGACACTATCCCAAAGACCAAAGATGAGCTGTTCTCCTATGAGATCAACTGGGCGATCTATGATCAG AATGTGCTGCACGAAAGAATGAGACCATGGGTATCAAAGAAGATAACAGACTTTTTGGGTGAGGAAGAGGTCACACTTGTGGACTATATTGTTTCTAGCACTCAGGATCATGTAGAGGCAGGTGAGATGCTTGAGAGGCTCCAAACTATCTTGGATGATGAAGCTGAAATGTTTGTACTCAAGATGTGGAGAATGCTTATCTTTGAGATCAAGAAGGTAGAGACTGGCCTGACTCCGAAGCCCAGGGGCTGA